The nucleotide window GGGCGGATCGGCCCGCACGAAGGGGGTGGGCCATGAAGATCGTCCTCTTGTCACCGCTGTTCCTGGTGCTCTGGGCCGCCGCCCCGGCGGCCGCCGGGGCCGACTTCGACCACTCGGCCTTCGATGCCGCCTTGAAGGCCCACGTGGACGCGGAGGGCCTCGTGGACTACGCCGGCATGGCGCGCGACCCTCGGTTCCGGGCCTACCTGGCCGCTCTGGAGGGGGCCGACCCGGAACGCCTCGACCGGGCCGGGCGGCTCGCCTTCTGGATCAACGCCTACAACGCGGTGACCATCGACAAGGTCATCCGGAAGCGCCCCCGGAAGAGCGTCCGCGAGACCCTGGTGCCCGGGGTCTGGATCTCCACGCGGTTCTTCACCACGAGGGACCACGTGGTGGCCGGGCGGCGGCTCAGCCAGGACGATATCGAGCACCGGATCCTGCGGCCCGTCTTCCGGGATCCCCGGGTGCACTTCGCCCTGATCTGCGCCTCCATGGGGTGTCCGAAGATGCCTCGGGCGGCCTACACCGCCGCGGACGTGGACCGGCGGCTCGACGAGGAGGTCCGCCGCTACCTCGCCTCCGGCCGCGGCCTTCGCGTGGACCGGCGCCGGAACGTCCTCTACGTCTCCCGCATCTTCGAGTGGTTCGAGGAAGACTTCGGTGGGCCGAGCGGGGTCGTCGCCTTTCTCCGGAAGTACGCCCCGGCCGAGGCCCGGGCCTTTCTCGAGGGCAGTCCCCGCATCGATTACCTTCCCTACGACTGGTCGTTGAACGCCCAGGCCCCGCTCCGGTGAGGCCGGGGGCTAGGCGGCGGGGCCGAAGGCGGCCCGGAACCGGTCCAGGAAGGCCGAGAGCCGGTCGGCGGGGAGCCGGTTGATCCCCGCCGCGGCGGCCCTGCCGCCGCCGGTGGGAAACTGGCGGCACAGGGCGTCCGCCCCCTTCCGGCGGGCCAGGGGCGCCCGGACGCTCACCACGAAGGCGCCGTCTCCCGTGTCGGTGAGCACCGCGTGGGCCCGGCCCGGGGCGGCGGCTGCGAGCCGGTTGGCGAAGTCTCCCGAGACGCGGCGTGCCCAGGCGGCGTCGGGCAGGACGTAGACCGCCCCCCACTCCTCGGACAGGACCGGGGCCGCGGACGCGGCCTTCCGGAGGTCCGCCTCCCGGGCCTCCCGGAGCCGGGCCACCAGGTCGAAGGCCGCCAGGAAGTCCGAGGGGCTCCGGTGGCCTTCCATGCGTTCCAGGAGTGTCTCGGGGCGGAAGTGGAGGTCTGCGGGGTCGCGCCCGTAGGCGTTGTAGTTCAGGAGCTCCCCCAGGAGCCGCAGGCGCTCCAGCTCGGCCGCTTCCAGCCCCAGTCCGCGCCCCATGGCGTCGGCCACGTCGTGGAGGTTGTCCCCGTAGGCCCCCACCAGGGCCCATTCGGTGAAGGGGCCGCCGAGGTGGCGGTCCACGATGAGGCTGGTGTTGGTGGTGGGGGAAGGGTCGATGTGGGTGACGAGGTTGGGGTGATCCGGGATCTCGCCGGCGTAGTGGTGATCGAAGTATTCCACCCGGCAGCCGTTGGCGAGGAGATCCAGGAGGGCCGGCCGGTTCTTGTCCAGGGAGACGTCCAGGACAAGGACCTCCGCCCGGGTGAGGCCTCGGAGCCGTTCGAGGAGGGCGATGTCGCGCTTGACGCCGGTGACCGGAACGGTCTTCCGGGGCCGGCGGAAGAGGCGGAGCTGGTGGAGCGCGCAGATGCCGTCGGCGTCGCCGTTGAAGACTTCGTAGAGGGGCGGTTCCACTGGCCGGTCCTCCTGCAGGGGGAATCCGCCCCAGGGTACCGGGAGACGTCCCCTCGGGTCAAACGGGGGCGCAGACGGAACGGGCCCGCCCGTTTCGACGGGCGGGCCCCGGGGGGCTCGGAGGGCCCTTCCCTATGGGGTGGGGCCGTCGTTCATGGGCATGGGCATGGCCCAGGCCGGGCCCATCTCGCGGACCTTGGCCCGCTGCTCGGCCGTCAGGACCTTGCGGGCCTCGGCCGCGGTCTTGACGGCGGCGACGCGGACATTCGTCTGGAGCCCGGCGATACGCTCGAGGAGCTTTTCCGCCGCCTTCGTGTCCGGAACGTCCTTGGCCATGAGGCGCTGGAGCCGAATGCGGGCCACCTGGATGTCGGCCCGGGTGCGGGCCGCGGTGGCGGCGAGGTCGTCGGCCAGGTCCTCGAGCCGTTCCTGCTGCTTGTCGTCCAGGCCGAGGAACCGGGCGCCGGCCAGGTAGCCGCGGATCTCGCGGAAGGCAGCGGCCACGATCCGGCCGCCGCCGCGGTGGCCCCGGCCCATGCCGCATCCGCAGCCGCCGCCCTTCCAGCAGTTGCCGCCCATGCAGCCGCCCATGCCGGGCCCCATCATCATCCGGCCGCCCATGGGGCCGGGCGCGGCGTTCATCATGCCCATGCCCATCATGCCGGGTCCGCCGCCAGCCCGGGCGCCGGGGCCCGGCTGGGCCAGGGCCGGTACGGCCGCGAGGGCCAGGAGGGCGAGGAGGGTCAAGAAGGGGAAGAGGGGGCGTTTGGTCGTAAGGGGGGGACGCTGCTTCATGGCACATGTCTCCTTTCTCTTTTTTCCCTGTTGGTGGGCCCGCGGAGGGGCGAGATGGATGCATGGACCCGCATCGTTGCCAGGCGTGGTCCGTCATCGATAGCTGACACTCCACATCGCAAGGGGTGTACCGATCCGGGCCTTGCCATCATAACGGACGTTTCATCTAAGGATTATGAATCAGTTCTGGGTGGATCTCACGCCCGGAGCGCGGGGAAGGGGGCGCAAGATTTGCGCCTTCCGGGGCAGGTTTTGCATGCGGGCCGAGGGGAGCGGCGGGGCGGGCGGCGACACCGGTGGGTTCCCGGAGAGATCCTGGGCAGATTTCCGCGGTGCGCCCGGCCGATGTCGCCGACGGCCGGCGGTCCACCGTTCCGGCGTTTCGGTATCGCGCAGGCGGGCCTCGGGGACGGCATCCGGGGGTTCCTTCCCGTGTTCGTTGACCCGGCCGGGGCGTTGTGCTACCGGTAAAACCGGATCATAAAGGCTGGCAGGTCGCCAGAACAAGGAAGGAATATGAAAATCCCCTTCTTCCAGGTCGACGCATTTTCGAGTAAAGTATTCGGCAGGGAATTCTGCAGCCGTTTGTATATTAACTTCATGGAAGGAGACGGATCTTCTCCAAAAAACGCTGCTGAAAACAACTTATCTGAAACAGCGTTTCTCGTTCCGACAGGTCAAGGCAATTATGAGCTGAGATGGTTTACGCCGACAACGGAAATCGACCTTTGCGGGCATGCAACCCTGGCAAGCGCATTCATCCTTATTCGAACACTACGATCGGGACAAATCCGTCATAAAATTCCAAACAGGAAGTGGGGAATTGCCGGTAGAAAAATCAGAGGGCTTGCTGTCCATGAATTTTCCGTCCCGGCCGCCTGTTGAAACGTCGTTTCCGGGAAGACTCGCCGAAGCCCTTGGGAGCGTGCCGTGCCATGTCCTGGAATCGAGGGATCTCCCGGCGGTCTTCGAAGACGAAAAAAAAACGATTCGGGGGATGCGGCCGGACTTCGACAAGATCCAAGTAATAAAGGCTCACTTCGCAGTGATTGTGACGGCGCCAGGGAAGATGCCGATTTCGTGTCGAGGTTTTCGCGCCAAATGCCGGCATGGATGAAGACCCTGTCACAGGTTGATGGCCTCGTAACAAATCTTCTGAATGGATGACTCAGCAAAAATCGCCAACTGCAAGGTGCGGGGATATCGAGGAATGATGGGTGCTTGGGTACGCCGTAATGACGAGAGCATCCGAAGCAACGCAGCAGCCCGTGGCTTTTTGCGACGCCATCACAGGTTCTGCCCACTCCACTCTAATACCTTGCTGGGCAAAGCGTTTCGGGAAAAACAAGTTACACGCATATCAGTTGTCGAGCCGAAAAGGGAACTGGTTTGTGAGGATTTGGGAGAGCGTGTCAGGATTTCCGGAAAAGCAGCTTCATTTGCAAAGAGTGAAATATAGGAGGCTGGTTGTCGTTGCATATTCAGATCTCTTGATGGAAGAAAAAATCGTCGAAATAAATGAAAATAAAATGAAATGGCATTTCGATATTGGATCTTTGGTGGTTATTGTTGTCACATTTATTTTGTTTGTTTTGGCGCTGATTGTTAAGGGATTTACGCATGATTTATTGATAGAGTCAGCTGTATTTCTTATTTCTGTAAAATTAATCTTGATGTCATACAAAAACAGCGCAATCGCCGATGAGCTCATGAAAGAAATCAAAGAAATCAGGGACAGGCTGGAGAGCGGGAGATGAGCACATCTCCCAAGGGTCCTTTGTAGAGAAGCCGCCTCGAGGTCGGGTGCCCCCGGCCGGGGGGCGAAGCACGCCCGTGGATCGGCCTCCGCCCGCCCTCCTTCGCCCCCGGAGAGGCCCCGGCCGACTTGTGGGCGGTGGCCGCGGCGGCTAAGATATTCCAGGCCGTGGGGTGTCCCGGGCGGCCTCTTGGCCGGCCCCGGGCGTGCCCGAAGAGAGGGACCGCGAGTTGGAGAACGAGAACGCACAGGGGCGAAGCCCCTTCCACGTCCGGGACTGCTCCCTGGTGGCCATGGCCACGGGGATCCGGGCCCAGAACCTCCGGGAGTTCCGGGACGGGCTCCTCGCCTGCCATCCCGGCAGCATCTACCACCACTTCTGGGGCCGTCTCCTCCAGCCGCAGTTCGACGAGCCCGAGTACAGCAACGACTTCGCCGCCTGGGTCTTCCACGGCCTCCACGAGAAGGCCCTGGCGGAACGGCTCAGCGTGGTGGACCCCCGCGAGTACGACGACATGGAGGCTCTCCGGGACGAGCTGGTGGAGCGGGTGGAACTCCACCTCGAGGAGATGGAGTTCATCCCGTGGGCCCGGGCCGACCAGCAGTTCCACTTCATGAGGTCGGCCATCGTGGTCTTCGACACTGGTGTCGAGATCCAGGACCCGGCCCAGCTCGCCGACCTGGTGGCGCACATGTCCCTTGGGAGCGTCTTCTACCACTTCATCGACGCGCGCCGGCGCACCGAGCACCGCTGCGACGACTTCTGCGCCTGGCTCGGCGGCATGAGTGACACGTACCCGGAGCTGCGCCGGCGCATCATGACCCTCGATCCCTATTTCTCCTCCCTGAAGGAACTCCGGTTTCGGCTGGCGGAGCTCTTCCGGGAGTACTTCGCCGGGGGGGAGACCTGAGATGGCCGACATCCTCGAACAGTACGCGGAGGTGGCCGGGGCCGACGTGGTCCGGCACCTCCGCCAGCTGGCCGAGCCCCTCAAGGGGGCCAAGGTGGTCCACGTCAACTCCACCCGAGAGGGCGGCGGGGTGGCGGAGATCCTGCGCAAGCTCGTCCCCCTGATGCAGGCCTTGGAGCTCGACACCACATGGGAGGTGGTCACCGGCGAGGCCGAGTACTACCAGTGCACGAAGGGATTCCACAACGCCCTCCAGGGGTTCCCGGTGGGGATCTCCCAGGCCATGCTCGCCGCCTACGAGGCCACCAACGCCCAGAACGCGGAGCGGCTCCGCCCGGTGCTCGAGGAGGCCGACTTCGTCTTCATCCACGACCCGCAGCCCGCGCCGCTGCTCCACTTCTGCCCGGGGCGCAAGGGCAAGTGGCTCTGGCGCTGCCACATCGACGTGAGCCGTCCCTACCGGGCCGTCTGGAAGTACCTTCGGAACTGGGTCCAGGCCTACGACGCGAGCATCTTCTCGCTGGCGGCCTTCGCCCAGCGGCTCCCCCACCCGCAGTACCTCATCGCGCCCAGCATCGATCCTCTGAGCGAGAAGAACATGGATCTGCCGCCCGAGGAGATCGACGAGGTCCGGCGCCGCTTCGAGCTGAACCCGGACCTGCCGCTGGTGCTCCAGGTCTCCCGGTTCGACCGGTTCAAGGACCCGCTGGGGGTCATCGAGGCCTACCGGATCGTGAAGCGTATGACCCCGCTCCAGCTGGTGCTCGCCGGCGGCGGCGCCGCCGACGACCCGGAGGGCGCCGTGGTGCTGGAGGAGGTCCGCCGGGCCGCGGCGGACGATCCCCACATCCGGGTGCTGCTCCTGCCGCCCGACGCCCACCGGACCATCAACGCCCTCCAGCGGGCGGCGGACATCGTCTTCCAGAAGTCCACCAAGGAGGGCTTCGGCCTTACCGTGGCCGAGGCCATGTGGAAGGGCAAGCCCGTGATCGGCGGCGACACCGGGGGCATCCGGCTCCAGGTCATCGACCATTACACCGGCTTCCGCGTCCGGACCCCGGAGGGCGCGGCGCTCCGGACGCGCTACCTCCTGCACCGGCGGGACGAGATGGAGGCCATGGGCGCCCGGGCCCGGCGCCACGTCCGGGAGAACTTCCTGGTGACGCGCCACCTCCGGGAGTACCTCGCCCTCATGGTGAGCATCCAGCGGGGCCTGGAGGACCGGATCGAGGTCGGGGCGTGAAGGCCCTGGACACCGGCCTGGAGCCGGAGGCCTTCTGGTCGGCCCTGCGGCGGGCCCCGGCCCGCGGTCTCTTCCTGGACTACGACGGGACGCTGGCCCCCTTCCGTGTGGAGCGGGACCGGGCCGTCCCCTATCCCGGCGTCCGGGAGGCCCTGGCGGAGATCCTCCGCGGCGGGGGCACGCGGCTCGTGGTGGTGAGCGGGCGGGCCGTCGCGGACCTCCTCCCGCTCCTGGCGCTCGACCGCCCCGTGGAGATCTGGGGCGCCCACGGGTTTGAACGCCTCCGCCCCGACGGCCGCCACGAGGTGCAGGAACTGCCGCCGGCCCTCCGAAACGGCCTCGACGCGGCCCGCCGTTGGGCCGCGGAGCACCTGGAGCCGGAGCGCTTCGAGGAGAAACCGGGGTGCCTGGCCGTGCACTGGCGGGGCCTGCCGGCCGATGCGGCCCGGGCCCTCGAGGGCCGGGTGCGGGAGGCCTGGACCCCGGTCGCCCGGGAGGCCGGGCTGGCGCTCCGCCCCTTCGACGGGGGACTCGAACTGCGGTCTCCCGGGTGGACCAAGGGATCCGTGGTGGAACGGCTCCTCGCCGAGATGGCGCCGGGGGCGGCGGCGGCCTACCTCGGCGACGACGACACCGACGAGGACGCCTTCCGGGCCCTCGGCCCCGGCGGGCTCTCGGTGCTGGTCCGGGACCGGTTCCGGCCCACCCGGGCCCGGCTCTGGATTCGGCCGCCGGCGGAACTTCTCGATTTCCTCGGACGCTGGGCGTGCGAGACCGGAACGCATGGGGGTGACCGATGAACCAGGACCAGCCGCGGCTCGTCGCCGTCTCCAACCGGCTTCCGGTGTCCCTGGTCCGGGAGGGCGACCAGTGGACGGTCCGCCCGGGTTCCGGGGGCCTGGTCACGGCCCTGGCCCCCGTGCTCCGGAACCGGGGCGGGCTCTGGATCGGGTGGTGCGGGGCCACGGAAGGGGCCGAGATCGAGGCCCTCATGGGGCCGGCGTCCCGGGAGGCGGGCTACAGCCTGCACCCGGTCACCCTCACCGCCGACGAGGTCCGCGACTTCTACTACGGCTTCTCCAACGAGATCATCTGGCCCCTCTTCCACGACCTCCAGGTCCGGTGCAACTTCCAGCCCCGCTACTGGCACGCCTACCAGGAGGCCAACCGGAAGTTCGCCGCGGTGGCCGCCGACTTCAGCCGGCCCTCCGACTTCATCTGGGTCCACGACTATCACCTCATGCAGATGGCCCGGGCCCTGAAGGCCATGGGGATCCAGCGGCGAACGGGCTTCTTCCTCCACATCCCCTTTCCCCCGCTGGACATCTTCCTCAAGTTGCCCTGGCGGGCCGAGATCCTGAGCGGCCTCCTGGAATACGATCTCATCGGCTTCCAGACCCAGCGGGACCGGCGAAACTTCCTCTCCTGCGTCCATCACCTCATGCCCCAGCTCCGCGTCCGGGGCCGGGGCGGCGTGGTGCGTCTCGCGGTGGGGGAGCGGGAGGTCCGTGTGGGGGCCTTCCCCATCAGCATCGACTTCGACGAGTTCGCCCGGGGGGCGGGCTCCCAGGAGGTGGCGGACTGCGCCTGGTTCCTCCACGAGCGGTTCCCCGAGCGCCAGGTCATCCTCGGCGTGGACCGCCTCGACTACACCAAGGGCATCCCGGAGCGGCTCTTCGCCTTCCGCAACGCGCTGGAACGGTTCCCCGACCTCCACGAGCGGGTGAACCTGGTCCTGGTGGTGGTGCCCAGCCGGGAGGAGGCGCCGGAGTACCGGGCCCTCAAGGCGGAGATCGACCGGCTGGTAGGGGAGGTCAACGGCCGCTTCACCCGGTCGGGCTGGGTGCCCATCCACTACTACTACCGCTCGCTCAGCCGGACGGAACTCCTGGCCTACTACCGCCTGTCCGAGATCGCCCTGGTGACGCCCCTCAAGGACGGGATGAACCTGGTATGCAAGGAGTATTGCGCCTGCAAGCTCGAGGAGGACGGGGTCCTCATCCTGAGCGAGTTCGCCGGGGCCGTCTCCCAGCTCCACCGGGACGCCCTCCTCGTCAACCCCTACGACATGGAGGGGGTCGCCAACGCCATCCACCAGGCCTTCCGGATGGACACCGACGAGCGGCGCCAGCGGATGCACCGGCTCCGGGCCGCCATCCGCCGGCGCGACATCTATTGGTGGGTGAACACCTTCCTCCGGGCCGCCCTGGCCAAGGACCTCGCCGACTTCCCCCCGGTGGAGGATTACATGCCGCAGATGGACATCACGCCCGGGACGGAGGAGGGGGGCGGGGCGCCGTCCGGGGAGTGAGCGCCGGGCCGCCCCCCGGCCGGGCCCTCCGGGGGCCGGCCGGCTGCTTCCTCGCCTCCGCCTTTCTCGGGGCCGTCGCCACCGGGATCTTCTTCGGGAGCCTCAACAACTACCTGGCCGACGTCTTCGACCTCTCGCCCGGCGCCCGGGGCGTGGTGGAGACGGTCCGGGAGGTCCCGGGCATGCTGCTCTTCCTGGTGCTGGCTCCCCTGGCGCGCCTCGGAGAGGGCCGGATCCTCTTCGCCGCCCTCCTCGTGGTGGCCCTCGGCATCTACGGGGCCGCGGACCGGGCGCCGGATGTCGTCCGGGTCACCCTGTGGCTCTTCGTCTGGTCCCTCGGGGCCCACGTGGTGATGGCGCTCCGGGAGAGTTTCTGCGTGGCCTTCAGCGGGCCGGGGGGGCGGGGGCGGCTCTTCGGCGTGGTCCGGGGGATCCGCAGCGTGGGGATGATCCTGGGGGCTGCGGCCGTGTGGGTGGGGATGGACGTCTTCCACGTGGGGTACCGGGAGCTCTACCGCGGGGCCGCTCTGCTCACACTGGCCGCCGCCGCGGCGGCCTGGTACGTGGGGGATCCCGGGCACACGGGGGTGAAGCGGAAGGCCTTCGTCTTCCGGA belongs to Dissulfurirhabdus thermomarina and includes:
- a CDS encoding DUF547 domain-containing protein, with the translated sequence MKIVLLSPLFLVLWAAAPAAAGADFDHSAFDAALKAHVDAEGLVDYAGMARDPRFRAYLAALEGADPERLDRAGRLAFWINAYNAVTIDKVIRKRPRKSVRETLVPGVWISTRFFTTRDHVVAGRRLSQDDIEHRILRPVFRDPRVHFALICASMGCPKMPRAAYTAADVDRRLDEEVRRYLASGRGLRVDRRRNVLYVSRIFEWFEEDFGGPSGVVAFLRKYAPAEARAFLEGSPRIDYLPYDWSLNAQAPLR
- a CDS encoding acetyltransferase, which translates into the protein MEPPLYEVFNGDADGICALHQLRLFRRPRKTVPVTGVKRDIALLERLRGLTRAEVLVLDVSLDKNRPALLDLLANGCRVEYFDHHYAGEIPDHPNLVTHIDPSPTTNTSLIVDRHLGGPFTEWALVGAYGDNLHDVADAMGRGLGLEAAELERLRLLGELLNYNAYGRDPADLHFRPETLLERMEGHRSPSDFLAAFDLVARLREAREADLRKAASAAPVLSEEWGAVYVLPDAAWARRVSGDFANRLAAAAPGRAHAVLTDTGDGAFVVSVRAPLARRKGADALCRQFPTGGGRAAAAGINRLPADRLSAFLDRFRAAFGPAA
- a CDS encoding Spy/CpxP family protein refolding chaperone, producing MKQRPPLTTKRPLFPFLTLLALLALAAVPALAQPGPGARAGGGPGMMGMGMMNAAPGPMGGRMMMGPGMGGCMGGNCWKGGGCGCGMGRGHRGGGRIVAAAFREIRGYLAGARFLGLDDKQQERLEDLADDLAATAARTRADIQVARIRLQRLMAKDVPDTKAAEKLLERIAGLQTNVRVAAVKTAAEARKVLTAEQRAKVREMGPAWAMPMPMNDGPTP
- a CDS encoding PhzF family phenazine biosynthesis protein; this translates as MKIPFFQVDAFSSKVFGREFCSRLYINFMEGDGSSPKNAAENNLSETAFLVPTGQGNYELRWFTPTTEIDLCGHATLASAFILIRTLRSGQIRHKIPNRKWGIAGRKIRGLAVHEFSVPAAC
- a CDS encoding DUF5752 family protein, with the protein product MPEERDRELENENAQGRSPFHVRDCSLVAMATGIRAQNLREFRDGLLACHPGSIYHHFWGRLLQPQFDEPEYSNDFAAWVFHGLHEKALAERLSVVDPREYDDMEALRDELVERVELHLEEMEFIPWARADQQFHFMRSAIVVFDTGVEIQDPAQLADLVAHMSLGSVFYHFIDARRRTEHRCDDFCAWLGGMSDTYPELRRRIMTLDPYFSSLKELRFRLAELFREYFAGGET
- a CDS encoding glycosyltransferase codes for the protein MADILEQYAEVAGADVVRHLRQLAEPLKGAKVVHVNSTREGGGVAEILRKLVPLMQALELDTTWEVVTGEAEYYQCTKGFHNALQGFPVGISQAMLAAYEATNAQNAERLRPVLEEADFVFIHDPQPAPLLHFCPGRKGKWLWRCHIDVSRPYRAVWKYLRNWVQAYDASIFSLAAFAQRLPHPQYLIAPSIDPLSEKNMDLPPEEIDEVRRRFELNPDLPLVLQVSRFDRFKDPLGVIEAYRIVKRMTPLQLVLAGGGAADDPEGAVVLEEVRRAAADDPHIRVLLLPPDAHRTINALQRAADIVFQKSTKEGFGLTVAEAMWKGKPVIGGDTGGIRLQVIDHYTGFRVRTPEGAALRTRYLLHRRDEMEAMGARARRHVRENFLVTRHLREYLALMVSIQRGLEDRIEVGA
- the otsB gene encoding trehalose-phosphatase, with translation MKALDTGLEPEAFWSALRRAPARGLFLDYDGTLAPFRVERDRAVPYPGVREALAEILRGGGTRLVVVSGRAVADLLPLLALDRPVEIWGAHGFERLRPDGRHEVQELPPALRNGLDAARRWAAEHLEPERFEEKPGCLAVHWRGLPADAARALEGRVREAWTPVAREAGLALRPFDGGLELRSPGWTKGSVVERLLAEMAPGAAAAYLGDDDTDEDAFRALGPGGLSVLVRDRFRPTRARLWIRPPAELLDFLGRWACETGTHGGDR
- a CDS encoding alpha,alpha-trehalose-phosphate synthase (UDP-forming); this encodes MNQDQPRLVAVSNRLPVSLVREGDQWTVRPGSGGLVTALAPVLRNRGGLWIGWCGATEGAEIEALMGPASREAGYSLHPVTLTADEVRDFYYGFSNEIIWPLFHDLQVRCNFQPRYWHAYQEANRKFAAVAADFSRPSDFIWVHDYHLMQMARALKAMGIQRRTGFFLHIPFPPLDIFLKLPWRAEILSGLLEYDLIGFQTQRDRRNFLSCVHHLMPQLRVRGRGGVVRLAVGEREVRVGAFPISIDFDEFARGAGSQEVADCAWFLHERFPERQVILGVDRLDYTKGIPERLFAFRNALERFPDLHERVNLVLVVVPSREEAPEYRALKAEIDRLVGEVNGRFTRSGWVPIHYYYRSLSRTELLAYYRLSEIALVTPLKDGMNLVCKEYCACKLEEDGVLILSEFAGAVSQLHRDALLVNPYDMEGVANAIHQAFRMDTDERRQRMHRLRAAIRRRDIYWWVNTFLRAALAKDLADFPPVEDYMPQMDITPGTEEGGGAPSGE
- a CDS encoding MFS transporter, with the translated sequence MSAGPPPGRALRGPAGCFLASAFLGAVATGIFFGSLNNYLADVFDLSPGARGVVETVREVPGMLLFLVLAPLARLGEGRILFAALLVVALGIYGAADRAPDVVRVTLWLFVWSLGAHVVMALRESFCVAFSGPGGRGRLFGVVRGIRSVGMILGAAAVWVGMDVFHVGYRELYRGAALLTLAAAAAAWYVGDPGHTGVKRKAFVFRREYGLFYLLAVLFGVRKQIFLVFGPWVLIRVFGQDAAAMARLFIVSSVAGIFLKPWLCGLIDRFGERRVLTGDAVVLFLVCLTYAGAERLLPPAAALAAVFACYVLDDALFALRAAHVTYLARIVASADELTASISTSYSLEHVVSLVAPVLAGMIWTWAGYPWVFGAAAGTAVLMGLAARRIPEAGPVDSRPRG